TATGCTACCGGATAAATCGCTGTATACGAATTGCCGTCATAAATACTACCTCCTGTTCCCGCATTACTATTATCACTTACATTGAAAGCATATTCTTTACCGTTGTATTCGGACAGGTTCTGTGACCGTTTTAATAGAGAGGCCTCCAGCCGGAATGATATAATCAATCTGGCTTTGGGGATACGGGTTATTGCCGTTATATTGGCGTCCAGAGAATGAGTACGTTTGCCGTTAGCTGTTGTCGATGAATTATCTCCGTTGGCATAGATACCTACATATTGGTAGGAACGATTTGGGATACCGGTATGTGACCACCCTGTTTGATAGTAGTAAGACAACGAATTATCTATATATTTCATATAATCATAGCTGGCATCCAGTCTCAATTGTGTACGAATAGGAGTTATTTCGGGAAAATCGACAATCATTTCCACTCCCCGGCGATTGATATCCGGTCCGTTGTCCGGTGAAACGGAATTGACAAAAGTACGGTTCGTTACTTTTACGTCCATAGGTACCCACTTCTCCGATTCATTTCCGCGTATATACACCATTCCTGTTTGGTTGTTTACGTTAATTTGCGGATTGGCAGGCATGCTGAATCCGTCCGGTAATTGCAGGACATCATAAGAAAACGGAGTATAGGCATTGGTGTATTTATAAGGATTTTTAGTACGGTTGAAATAACCAACCAATGATATCTTGGTCTTTGCGATTTCGATATCGACTCCCAATTCTGCGTTTTGATTCCGTTGCCAACGCAAGTTTTTATTATGTAAGAGCACGTATGGTTGGCTGTAATAGACGTAGGATGATTCGTTATTGTTATAAGAAACACCAAAAGTTTGTATGTCACGATACTCCTGTCTGGGATAGAGAATGTAATAAGACGGCAGTTTCTCGGCAACTCCCCATCCACCACGGATTGATATATTCCGGTTCAACTGCCATTTGGCATTGAAACGTGGTGAAAACGTATTCAGGTTTTTATATTCTGTTCCACTGATGAAAATCTTTTCCCAGCGTATACCTGCCATGAGTCTTAGTGTAGTGCTTCCGAGAGGTACTGTCAGATTCTCTTCAGCATAAAGTGAAACATTATGCATATACGGATAAGCAATGTACGGACGCGGGCGATATCCGTTAGGAGCTAATGACGGGTTTTGGTAGTATTCCCCTTCTCCTATGTTACCTGTTGATTTCCACTGAATTCCTGCTATCAGATTACTGTTCACCTTTTTAAAACGTCGGTTCCACTCGTATTTTAGGGAAGCGGCATAATCCAGTTCTTTTGAATCTATAATTTGGTCGGCGAAATACGAATAAGGCAGTTTATCGGCAAGGAAATAACCTTCCTGTTCAGCATGTACAGCCGGTTGTTCAGACGCATACGTGTAGGGAGTATGTGCGTGTGACTTATTATCATTGTAATGGAGGGATGCGTCAAATTTCAGATTGGTAATCCATGACTTGTTGAGCAACCAGCTTAATGATGTGTTTGCCCGGAACACGTTATCCCTTACTTTTGTATATTCTCCGGTATAGGCATCGGGATCATCCTTGGTGTTCATACCTCCGATGTTTCCAGTGAAACCGATATTAAATCTGAAAATGTTCCGGAATGTATTATTATAGTTTGCAGAGAATCCTCTTCGTGTGTAGGAAGTGTAGGGTGATGATAATTTCCGGGTGGCTTTTGTCCACTCGCCACTGATATTAACGGTACCTTTGTCATTTCCCAGAGCCAGTCCTTTTGAAAATGAAAACTGTTCTGTGCGGGGATTAATGGCCAATAAGATCTCCCAAGGTGTTTTACCTTTTTTTGTCCGGATAT
The Bacteroides luhongzhouii DNA segment above includes these coding regions:
- a CDS encoding TonB-dependent receptor, with protein sequence MGHFRLNIAFFGLLFCIVFKATANPGTYTISGRITEEKTNTPLPGASIIIKGTYLWAVSNQNGDFTIQGVQEGKCNLEVSFLGYVTTTIRVDIRSNVKDLTIQLKENTLALDDVVITAQAPKSELNTTLIIGSNALEHLQVSNVSDISALLPGGKTKVPDLTTNNVFSLRDGGSTVGNATFGTAVAVDGIRMGNNASFGNMSGIDTRSIAVTNIESVEVITGVPSAEYGDLNSGMVNIRTKKGKTPWEILLAINPRTEQFSFSKGLALGNDKGTVNISGEWTKATRKLSSPYTSYTRRGFSANYNNTFRNIFRFNIGFTGNIGGMNTKDDPDAYTGEYTKVRDNVFRANTSLSWLLNKSWITNLKFDASLHYNDNKSHAHTPYTYASEQPAVHAEQEGYFLADKLPYSYFADQIIDSKELDYAASLKYEWNRRFKKVNSNLIAGIQWKSTGNIGEGEYYQNPSLAPNGYRPRPYIAYPYMHNVSLYAEENLTVPLGSTTLRLMAGIRWEKIFISGTEYKNLNTFSPRFNAKWQLNRNISIRGGWGVAEKLPSYYILYPRQEYRDIQTFGVSYNNNESSYVYYSQPYVLLHNKNLRWQRNQNAELGVDIEIAKTKISLVGYFNRTKNPYKYTNAYTPFSYDVLQLPDGFSMPANPQINVNNQTGMVYIRGNESEKWVPMDVKVTNRTFVNSVSPDNGPDINRRGVEMIVDFPEITPIRTQLRLDASYDYMKYIDNSLSYYYQTGWSHTGIPNRSYQYVGIYANGDNSSTTANGKRTHSLDANITAITRIPKARLIISFRLEASLLKRSQNLSEYNGKEYAFNVSDNSNAGTGGSIYDGNSYTAIYPVAYLDLNNEIRPFTEKEAQNSAFANLIRKSGNAYTFAADGYDPYFSANINITKEIGDHVSLALNAINFTNSRKYVTSYATGVSAIFTPDFYYGLTCRIKF